From Parasphaerochaeta coccoides DSM 17374, a single genomic window includes:
- the rsmD gene encoding 16S rRNA (guanine(966)-N(2))-methyltransferase RsmD — translation MRITGGRYRGRTILCPPGVIRPAMDRMRESLFSILGSLDGHSFLDLFSGSGCVGIEAASRGAEPVHLIEMDKLKKDVILKNISFVESPIRLFMADALRFIRASKNTYSIIYADPPFPRNGKVRLAQAVADSSVLEDGGLFIIHYPAEENAQWPQSIGNLVFTDERVYGRSHLRFYRKDASRQEAMQETSQEAITEKISHE, via the coding sequence ATGCGCATAACAGGAGGACGGTATCGCGGACGAACCATTCTTTGTCCGCCCGGAGTCATCCGTCCTGCAATGGATCGCATGAGGGAATCACTTTTCTCCATCCTTGGATCTCTTGACGGGCATTCCTTCCTGGATCTTTTCTCCGGCAGCGGATGCGTCGGCATTGAAGCCGCCTCACGCGGGGCTGAACCAGTCCATCTGATTGAGATGGACAAGCTGAAGAAAGATGTAATCCTCAAGAACATCTCTTTTGTGGAAAGCCCGATTCGTCTGTTCATGGCCGATGCCTTGCGTTTCATCAGGGCTTCAAAGAACACCTATTCCATAATCTACGCCGACCCTCCTTTCCCCCGGAACGGCAAGGTTAGGCTTGCTCAGGCTGTGGCGGATTCATCCGTCCTTGAGGATGGCGGCCTGTTCATCATTCATTATCCTGCCGAGGAAAACGCCCAGTGGCCGCAAAGCATCGGAAATCTTGTGTTCACCGATGAGAGGGTTTACGGACGCAGCCATCTGAGGTTCTACCGAAAGGATGCCTCACGGCAGGAAGCCATGCAAGAAACATCACAAGAAGCGATAACGGAGAAAATATCCCATGAGTGA
- a CDS encoding acyl-[acyl-carrier-protein] thioesterase: protein MSETLRPDNVFSTNYKTYTHHVDPFFHAKETFLFEVLQEAAGRHASLKKLSIPDLNRERRTWMITRTRLEIDRYTIWPEDIHVQTWGQEPVKLFFTRGTKGCLADGSPLFTAISWWAVIDTLSGRPVRPQEINDRLGIPPVDNDHPRIDSSYNKRLFFADQDLIPLKEFTPSVRYEDTDSNHHVNNVAYVNWLMEALPDEFRNTYKMSWIDVSWLNQTYRHDTVRMLTGIFPGEGLDSPVPHLFHQLLRVEQDGSQTPLFIAETRWKHRAELVPAYCEQKTQPNISETAR, encoded by the coding sequence ATGAGTGAAACACTGCGCCCTGACAATGTATTCTCAACAAACTACAAGACCTATACCCACCATGTCGATCCCTTCTTCCATGCCAAGGAAACTTTCCTCTTTGAGGTCCTCCAGGAAGCCGCCGGACGCCACGCCAGCCTAAAGAAACTCAGCATTCCCGACCTGAACCGGGAAAGACGGACATGGATGATTACCCGTACCCGTCTGGAAATTGACCGCTACACTATCTGGCCGGAGGATATCCATGTACAGACGTGGGGACAGGAACCGGTGAAGCTGTTCTTTACCCGCGGTACGAAAGGCTGCCTTGCCGACGGGTCGCCCCTGTTCACCGCCATCTCGTGGTGGGCGGTCATCGACACGCTCAGCGGTCGGCCTGTGCGACCACAGGAAATCAACGACAGGCTTGGCATCCCACCGGTCGATAATGACCATCCACGGATTGATTCTTCATACAATAAGCGTCTCTTTTTCGCCGACCAGGATCTCATTCCTTTGAAGGAGTTCACGCCATCCGTCAGATATGAGGATACGGACAGCAACCATCACGTAAACAACGTGGCCTATGTGAACTGGTTGATGGAGGCTCTGCCCGATGAGTTCCGCAATACGTATAAGATGAGTTGGATCGATGTGTCTTGGCTCAACCAGACGTACCGGCATGACACTGTGCGCATGCTCACCGGAATATTCCCCGGCGAGGGCCTTGACAGTCCCGTTCCCCATCTCTTTCATCAATTGTTGCGGGTGGAGCAGGATGGCTCACAGACTCCGCTGTTCATTGCGGAGACGCGTTGGAAGCACAGGGCAGAACTGGTACCAGCCTATTGTGAACAGAAAACACAGCCGAACATCTCCGAGACAGCCCGCTGA